The following are encoded together in the Luteolibacter rhizosphaerae genome:
- a CDS encoding right-handed parallel beta-helix repeat-containing protein, with product MKLLLPLTLLSLGTACAQGPLTPPNTTGPEVGPTAPLDGSGNPQPAMKTLHQVEPRIPLAGGTIAHVISQPGSYYLTANISQSGTSNGITVNAQNVTLDLNGFAIIGNGTGFSICGILVTANHFTVMNGSLRGWSGFGLQANGESNRVENIRSHDNPGSGMYTGKNAWIHGCQFRNNTASGMGAGDNSVVRNCNAVGNGFKSIVLGANCLAEACITSGGFSGIEMGDGGTVRFCSAAGADAIGIATEDNGTVSDCSVEGSTGTGFGLRTMHGSKVERCRVTGSTVSNGIGTGNSSIVTDCLVKSCSGTFGIKTGTDCMVTGCQVSENSSTVNESGGISVLENSSVIDCNVSRQTNTGGLPTERMGAGIIAANMVTIRGCTTYRNHGAGIVVGSLCSVIGNTCNENGPSTGNGPGIFSASFNNRIEGNTLQFNDTGIRLTSFPNVVIRNVSRNNGWTIAAGNRVAPMVTMAATAAAISGTSGGLALGTTDPNANLMY from the coding sequence ATGAAGCTCCTCCTGCCTCTCACCCTGCTCTCGCTCGGCACGGCCTGCGCCCAAGGCCCGCTGACCCCGCCGAATACCACCGGCCCGGAAGTGGGCCCCACCGCACCGCTCGATGGCAGCGGCAACCCGCAGCCCGCGATGAAGACGCTGCACCAGGTGGAGCCGCGCATCCCGCTCGCAGGCGGCACCATCGCGCACGTCATCAGCCAGCCGGGCTCCTATTATCTCACCGCCAACATCTCGCAATCCGGCACTTCCAACGGGATCACCGTGAACGCGCAGAACGTGACGCTGGACTTGAACGGCTTTGCCATCATCGGGAACGGCACCGGCTTCTCGATCTGCGGGATCCTGGTTACGGCCAATCACTTCACGGTCATGAATGGCAGTCTGCGCGGCTGGAGCGGCTTCGGTCTACAGGCCAATGGGGAGAGCAACCGGGTGGAGAACATCCGCAGCCACGACAACCCCGGCTCGGGCATGTACACCGGGAAGAATGCCTGGATCCACGGATGTCAGTTCCGGAACAACACCGCCTCCGGAATGGGCGCGGGAGATAACTCGGTGGTCAGGAACTGCAACGCCGTCGGCAACGGCTTCAAAAGCATCGTCCTCGGCGCGAACTGCCTGGCAGAAGCTTGCATCACTTCCGGCGGCTTCAGCGGTATCGAGATGGGCGATGGCGGCACGGTCCGTTTCTGCAGCGCCGCTGGTGCGGATGCCATCGGGATCGCCACCGAGGATAACGGCACCGTGAGTGATTGCTCGGTGGAGGGCAGCACCGGCACAGGCTTCGGCCTGCGGACGATGCACGGCAGCAAGGTGGAGCGCTGCCGGGTCACGGGCTCCACGGTGTCGAATGGCATCGGCACCGGCAATTCATCCATCGTGACCGACTGTCTCGTGAAATCATGCAGCGGCACCTTCGGCATCAAGACCGGAACCGATTGCATGGTCACCGGCTGCCAAGTCAGCGAGAATAGCTCCACCGTCAACGAATCCGGCGGCATCTCCGTGCTGGAGAATTCCAGCGTGATCGACTGCAACGTCTCGCGGCAGACGAATACCGGCGGCCTGCCCACGGAGCGCATGGGCGCGGGGATCATCGCGGCGAACATGGTCACCATCCGCGGCTGCACCACCTACCGGAATCACGGCGCGGGCATCGTGGTCGGCTCGCTGTGCTCGGTCATCGGGAATACCTGCAACGAGAACGGCCCCTCCACCGGCAACGGTCCAGGCATCTTCAGCGCCAGCTTCAACAACCGCATCGAGGGCAATACCCTTCAATTCAACGACACCGGCATCCGCCTCACGAGCTTCCCGAACGTCGTGATCCGGAACGTCTCGCGCAACAACGGCTGGACCATCGCCGCAGGCAATCGCGTGGCCCCCATGGTCACCATGGCCGCCACCGCCGCCGCCATCAGCGGCACCAGCGGCGGCCTCGCGCTCGGCACCACCGATCCGAACGCGAACCTGATGTATTGA
- a CDS encoding sterol desaturase family protein → MNDLPLLEPLLDFFQSVSRTSLFLALRYAMLAGIAWLLAYVLFYRRWKHRKVVQKLPAGSDIRREMLYSATSVVIFAAVGALTFVMAREGWTQLYFKRGDYPVAWFWLSIVAAIFIHDAWFYWTHRLMHHRKLFRHFHRVHHLSHNPSPWAAYAFDPAEAVVQALIFPLVLVIMPMHPAAFGLFMVWQITFNIVGHTGFEIYPKRMMDSWIGKFLNTPTNHAMHHEKMRGNYGLYFNIWDRLMKTNHADYEKRFREVTTRVRE, encoded by the coding sequence ATGAATGACCTGCCGCTGCTCGAGCCCCTGCTGGATTTCTTCCAGTCGGTTTCCCGCACCTCGCTCTTTCTCGCGCTGCGTTATGCCATGCTGGCAGGGATCGCGTGGTTGCTGGCCTATGTGCTCTTCTACCGCCGCTGGAAGCATCGCAAGGTGGTGCAGAAGCTCCCGGCGGGCTCGGACATCCGGCGCGAGATGCTCTACTCCGCCACCTCGGTCGTCATCTTCGCCGCGGTCGGCGCGCTGACCTTCGTGATGGCGCGGGAGGGTTGGACGCAGCTCTACTTCAAGCGCGGCGATTACCCGGTGGCGTGGTTCTGGCTCAGCATCGTGGCAGCGATCTTCATTCACGATGCGTGGTTCTACTGGACGCACCGGCTGATGCATCACCGCAAGCTCTTCCGCCACTTCCACCGCGTGCACCATCTCTCGCACAATCCCAGCCCGTGGGCAGCCTACGCCTTCGATCCCGCAGAGGCGGTGGTGCAGGCGCTGATCTTCCCGCTGGTGCTGGTCATCATGCCCATGCATCCCGCCGCCTTCGGCCTCTTCATGGTCTGGCAGATCACCTTCAACATCGTGGGCCACACCGGCTTCGAGATCTACCCGAAGCGGATGATGGATTCGTGGATCGGCAAGTTCCTGAACACGCCGACCAACCACGCGATGCATCACGAGAAGATGCGCGGGAACTACGGCCTCTACTTCAATATCTGGGACCGCCTGATGAAGACCAACCACGCGGACTACGAGAAGCGCTTCCGCGAAGTGACCACGCGGGTAAGGGAGTAG
- a CDS encoding cadherin-like beta sandwich domain-containing protein: MSTRLLRPLFLLLACIGLISGLRAAIPAISAGDSHSLFLKSNGSAWACGKNSDGQVGNGSFGNVLTPVQVMTDVQAISAGNAHSLFLMSNGSVWACGANNHGQLGNGTNTSSNTLVQITSLSGVKAIAAGYQFSLFLKTDGSVWACGNNGDGQFGNGGFSNQNVPVQVFTGVQAISAGGGENGRYTLFLKTDGSVWGAGDNGSGVLGDGSTGDRVIPVQATGLSSGVTAISAGESHSLFLKSDESVWACGANSQGPFGTGTTSGSNTPVQVQTGIQAIEAGYRFSLFVRIDGSSARACGYNQSYQLGDNSNMTRLAPVQPIGMTSGIQALSAAGSIQGSHSLFMKFDGSVWACGENGNGQLGDGSFDDRSVPVQVLQLIDTPVVIAPSFTAVTATSATLGGNVFSAGLSAVTARGVVLAPTATNANPALGGSGVTNLSTTGGNGVFTVNATSLVPGTAYSFRAYATNSQGTGYSSTVNFTAPSNVATLASLSLDVASLFPGFASGTLSYTATVPYFYSSVTVTPTRTQANASITINGSAATSGSGRSIPLSLGSNTITIVVTAQDGVTTRTYTIAVTRPGYPPTINTHPLSRKVNPGQAVTFTIAATASGEGPLTYQWRKNHANIPGATGTSYTIASTVSGDNGFYSCAVSNWGTTMVSQPAFLVVGPYNPVLETAAISAGYSEGGGTHCLFLKTDGSAWASGGNANSQLGDGTTSFRYNPVQALSGVKAIAAGYGRSFFLKTDDTLWACGQNGFGQFGDGTTTQRSTPGQVMTGVKAIASGKFHSLFLKTDGSVWSCGSNSYGQLGDGTTTTRSAPVQVMTGVKAIAAGYGHSLFLKTDGSVWACGRNNRGQLGNNDTALNNLDLSTPVQVMSEVQAIAASGPSYDVGHSLFLKYDGSVWACGDNGFGQLGEPASYSNRRDAPVQMMTGVQAIAAGSHHSLFLKTDGSAWGCGSTQSGQLGDPNSTITPRTSPVQVPGMTNVQAISAGELDSLFLKTDGYVWACGWNTSGQHGTGWNDIHWSPVQSLQLITYQPDPWQQANFGANATNEQISGWDADPDRDGLVNLLERAFNLPPLTPGVPILTANGTAGLPRIWVSQGPGGPVLNVQYLRLKAATNPGLTYTPQFSSALTGASWSAASGTESVVSIDPNWERVTITDTVTNTTRFARVKVLKLP; this comes from the coding sequence ATGAGCACCCGCCTCCTCCGTCCGCTGTTTCTCCTCCTCGCGTGCATCGGCCTGATCTCCGGTCTCCGGGCGGCCATCCCCGCCATCTCCGCAGGCGACTCCCATAGCCTGTTCCTGAAGAGCAACGGCAGTGCCTGGGCCTGTGGAAAGAACTCCGACGGCCAAGTCGGTAACGGCTCGTTTGGCAACGTGCTCACCCCGGTGCAGGTAATGACCGATGTCCAGGCCATCTCCGCAGGAAACGCGCACAGCTTGTTCCTGATGAGTAATGGCAGCGTCTGGGCCTGCGGAGCCAACAACCACGGCCAGCTCGGCAATGGCACGAATACCAGCAGCAACACCCTGGTGCAGATCACTTCCCTAAGCGGAGTCAAGGCCATCGCGGCGGGGTATCAGTTCAGCTTGTTCTTGAAGACCGACGGCAGTGTCTGGGCCTGCGGAAACAATGGCGACGGCCAATTCGGCAATGGTGGCTTCTCTAACCAAAACGTCCCGGTGCAGGTGTTCACCGGCGTGCAAGCCATCTCGGCCGGAGGTGGTGAGAACGGGCGCTACACCCTGTTCCTGAAAACCGATGGCAGCGTCTGGGGAGCCGGAGACAATGGCTCCGGCGTGCTCGGCGACGGCAGCACGGGCGACCGTGTCATCCCGGTGCAGGCCACAGGGCTGAGCAGCGGTGTGACAGCAATCTCCGCGGGAGAGTCCCATAGCTTGTTCCTGAAGAGCGACGAAAGCGTGTGGGCCTGCGGAGCCAATTCGCAAGGCCCCTTCGGCACCGGCACGACGAGCGGCTCCAACACCCCGGTGCAGGTCCAGACCGGCATCCAAGCCATCGAGGCGGGATACCGCTTTAGCTTGTTCGTGAGGATTGACGGCAGCAGCGCCCGGGCCTGCGGTTACAACCAGAGCTACCAGCTCGGAGATAACTCCAACATGACCCGCCTTGCCCCGGTGCAGCCGATCGGGATGACCAGCGGCATCCAGGCGCTCTCCGCGGCCGGAAGTATCCAAGGGAGTCACAGCCTGTTCATGAAGTTCGATGGCAGCGTCTGGGCCTGCGGTGAGAACGGCAATGGCCAACTCGGTGACGGATCCTTTGATGACCGCAGTGTCCCGGTGCAGGTGCTCCAGCTCATCGATACGCCGGTCGTCATTGCGCCCAGCTTCACCGCCGTCACCGCCACCAGTGCGACGCTCGGCGGGAATGTTTTCAGTGCCGGACTCAGTGCCGTCACCGCGCGCGGCGTGGTGCTCGCCCCCACGGCCACCAATGCAAACCCCGCGCTCGGCGGCAGCGGGGTGACGAATCTCAGCACCACCGGCGGCAACGGCGTCTTCACCGTGAATGCCACCAGCCTGGTGCCCGGCACGGCCTATAGCTTCCGCGCCTACGCCACCAACAGCCAGGGCACCGGCTACTCCAGCACGGTCAACTTCACCGCGCCCAGCAATGTCGCCACGCTCGCCAGCCTTTCTCTGGATGTCGCGTCGCTCTTCCCCGGCTTCGCCAGCGGCACCCTCTCCTACACGGCCACGGTGCCTTACTTTTACTCCAGCGTCACCGTCACACCGACCCGCACCCAGGCGAACGCCAGCATCACCATCAATGGTAGCGCCGCCACCTCGGGAAGCGGTCGGTCCATTCCCCTGAGCTTGGGCAGCAATACTATCACCATCGTAGTAACGGCGCAGGACGGTGTCACCACGCGCACCTACACCATCGCGGTCACCAGGCCCGGGTATCCTCCCACCATCAACACCCATCCCCTGAGCCGGAAGGTGAATCCCGGACAAGCCGTTACCTTCACCATCGCCGCCACCGCCTCCGGAGAAGGTCCGCTCACTTACCAATGGCGGAAGAACCACGCGAACATTCCCGGTGCCACCGGCACGAGCTACACCATTGCCAGCACCGTGAGCGGGGACAACGGCTTCTACTCCTGTGCCGTCAGCAACTGGGGCACGACCATGGTGAGCCAGCCGGCCTTCCTCGTCGTAGGACCCTACAATCCGGTGCTGGAGACCGCAGCGATCTCGGCAGGCTATTCCGAAGGCGGGGGAACCCACTGCTTGTTCCTGAAAACCGATGGCAGCGCATGGGCCAGCGGCGGGAACGCGAACAGCCAGCTCGGCGACGGCACGACCAGCTTCCGCTATAACCCGGTGCAGGCGCTGAGCGGCGTGAAAGCCATCGCCGCGGGATACGGGCGCAGCTTCTTCCTGAAGACCGACGACACTCTCTGGGCCTGCGGACAGAATGGCTTCGGCCAATTCGGTGACGGCACGACCACCCAACGCAGTACCCCGGGCCAAGTGATGACCGGTGTGAAAGCCATCGCATCGGGAAAATTTCACAGCCTGTTCCTGAAGACCGACGGCAGTGTCTGGTCCTGCGGAAGCAACTCTTACGGCCAGCTCGGCGATGGCACGACCACCACCCGCAGTGCCCCGGTGCAAGTGATGACCGGCGTGAAAGCCATCGCTGCGGGATACGGGCACAGCCTGTTCCTGAAGACCGATGGCAGCGTCTGGGCCTGCGGACGCAATAACCGCGGCCAGCTCGGCAACAACGACACGGCGCTCAACAATCTCGATCTCAGCACCCCGGTGCAGGTAATGTCCGAGGTCCAAGCCATCGCCGCGAGCGGGCCGAGCTATGACGTGGGTCACAGCCTGTTCCTGAAGTACGATGGCAGCGTCTGGGCCTGCGGGGACAATGGCTTCGGCCAGCTGGGCGAACCCGCCTCGTATTCCAATCGTCGCGATGCCCCGGTGCAAATGATGACCGGCGTGCAGGCCATCGCGGCGGGAAGCCATCACAGTCTGTTCCTGAAAACCGACGGCAGTGCCTGGGGCTGCGGCAGCACTCAATCCGGCCAGCTCGGCGATCCCAACTCGACCATCACCCCTCGTACCTCTCCGGTGCAGGTGCCGGGGATGACCAACGTCCAAGCGATTTCGGCCGGTGAACTTGACAGCTTGTTTCTGAAAACCGACGGCTACGTCTGGGCCTGTGGCTGGAATACCTCCGGCCAGCATGGCACCGGCTGGAACGACATTCACTGGAGCCCCGTCCAATCCCTGCAGCTCATCACCTATCAGCCGGACCCATGGCAGCAGGCGAACTTCGGCGCGAATGCCACCAATGAGCAGATCTCCGGCTGGGACGCCGATCCCGACCGCGACGGTCTGGTGAACCTGCTGGAGCGCGCCTTCAATCTCCCGCCGCTGACACCCGGCGTGCCCATCCTCACCGCCAACGGCACCGCTGGATTGCCGCGCATCTGGGTTTCCCAAGGCCCGGGCGGCCCGGTGCTCAATGTCCAATACCTGCGCCTGAAGGCCGCCACCAACCCCGGCCTCACCTACACGCCGCAGTTCTCCTCCGCTCTCACGGGAGCCTCCTGGTCCGCCGCCAGCGGCACCGAATCCGTGGTCTCCATCGATCCGAACTGGGAGCGCGTCACGATCACCGACACCGTCACCAACACCACGCGCTTCGCCCGGGTAAAGGTGCTGAAGCTGCCCTAG
- a CDS encoding GNAT family N-acetyltransferase produces MADQGDVRAVLEYVPRFRGKIFVVLIEAGLLPEPAIAESLLDLAAMEDIGVKLILGVLGGDLKDLYDWTLECEIMSARLSKPLGEPGAIEEAKAILARGQTVVADASFQDPLDPKVVDFTLGIGAVKLIALLEEAILIDGEPVPAVRAAEADVLANSGTVTGAHLLTAAAEACRRGVPRVHVLNGRRQGVLVDELFSNEGVGTMVHADSYRQIRPLREEDIPELLGMIGRSVRRTKLLARTYEDIYENVGDYHVMTIDDNVVGCVALHEYPGEDTAEVACLYVKLNHEGRGYGVDLVHHAEEMARQRKIPRVFALTTRAADFFENRVHYTLRDPSVLPAGRRKQLEDSGRDSKVFEKRLQESA; encoded by the coding sequence GTGGCCGATCAAGGTGATGTCAGGGCGGTTCTGGAATACGTCCCGCGCTTCCGCGGGAAGATCTTCGTCGTGCTCATCGAGGCCGGATTGCTGCCCGAGCCCGCCATCGCGGAAAGCCTGCTCGACCTCGCGGCGATGGAAGACATCGGCGTGAAGCTGATCCTGGGCGTGCTGGGCGGCGACCTGAAGGACCTGTACGACTGGACCCTGGAGTGCGAGATCATGTCCGCGCGCCTGAGCAAGCCGCTCGGTGAACCCGGTGCGATCGAGGAGGCGAAGGCGATCCTCGCCCGCGGCCAGACCGTGGTGGCGGATGCGTCCTTCCAAGACCCGCTCGATCCGAAGGTGGTGGACTTCACGCTCGGCATCGGCGCGGTGAAGCTGATCGCCCTGTTAGAGGAAGCCATCCTCATCGATGGCGAGCCGGTGCCCGCCGTCCGCGCCGCGGAGGCCGATGTGCTGGCGAACTCCGGCACCGTCACGGGAGCGCACCTGCTCACCGCCGCTGCGGAAGCCTGCCGCCGCGGCGTGCCCCGCGTGCACGTGCTGAACGGCCGCCGCCAAGGCGTGCTGGTGGACGAACTCTTCTCGAACGAAGGCGTGGGCACCATGGTCCACGCCGACAGCTACCGCCAGATCCGCCCGCTGCGCGAGGAGGACATCCCGGAGCTGCTCGGCATGATCGGCCGCTCCGTGCGCCGCACCAAGCTGCTGGCCCGCACCTACGAGGACATCTACGAGAACGTCGGCGACTATCACGTGATGACCATCGACGACAACGTCGTCGGCTGCGTGGCCCTGCACGAGTATCCCGGCGAGGACACGGCGGAGGTGGCCTGCCTCTACGTGAAGCTGAATCACGAAGGCCGCGGCTATGGCGTGGACCTGGTCCACCATGCGGAGGAGATGGCACGGCAGCGGAAGATCCCCCGCGTCTTCGCCCTCACCACCCGGGCGGCGGACTTCTTCGAGAACCGCGTGCACTACACCCTGCGCGATCCCTCCGTGCTGCCTGCCGGGCGGCGGAAGCAGCTCGAGGATAGCGGCCGGGATTCGAAGGTATTCGAGAAGCGGCTCCAGGAGTCGGCCTGA